Proteins encoded by one window of Arachis hypogaea cultivar Tifrunner chromosome 1, arahy.Tifrunner.gnm2.J5K5, whole genome shotgun sequence:
- the LOC112796232 gene encoding membrane-bound transcription factor site-2 protease homolog, whose product MEVDSRSMRRFGNQRHTRTNTLLPLHAASHHNVPNNTISCWYCDYKISTFNKPLFHFGRRYARFLKVWFSVGVGFALSALLGVTLILLWELAKAFHLSGGGNKLGNLRNALLFGLPSLPSGSSLSLADAGYICISTIISVVVHEFGHAVAATSEGIQIEYVAIFIAVLFPGALVAFNDELLQNVPHWTSLSVYSAGIWHNAVCCAACGLTLFLLPMFLFPLYSSGHSPMVLDVPPTSPLSGFLAPGDVIVSVDNVPIRNAQEWLEVNTLTYNIKLHNVNISGHTGDAGVINRMKGYCVSSFMMEEGKITGLPENQYACPSELTAFVKVLCSNNVTLNDDKRKIDPSNRRSTIYCLNAKDVVRLDKCGDDGSLATTNGSCTCTRDEFCLAPVQEPGTVWVEITYSSTSPECSLHERKRLPASETSGLKETNCGGTFIFVGDAISMAHSIQLTSYQPRWGLKLAAYFPNLLENILVWTFHVSLALVFLNTLPVYFLDGESILDATLAYFTSLSARKRKTVLRLCLISGFLTSVIAFFQELL is encoded by the exons ATGGAAGTGGATTCTAGAAGTATGAGGAGGTTTGGGAATCAAAGGCACACACGAACCAACACTCTTCTTCCCCTTCATGCAGCTTCTCATCATAATGTTCCCAACAATACCATTTCCTGTTG GTATTGTGACTACAAAATCTCTACATTTAACAAACCGCTGTTCCATTTTGGTCGCAGATATGCTAG GTTTTTAAAAGTGTGGTTTTCAGTTGGGGTTGGATTTGCACTTTCTGCTTTGCTTGGGGTTACTTTG ATTCTTCTCTGGGAATTAGCTAAAGCATTTCATCTTTCTGGCGGTGGCAACAAGCTTGGAAACCTTAGAAATGCTTTGCTCTTTGGGCTTCCCTCCTTG CCGTCTGGTTCCAGCTTATCACTTGCAGATGCTGGGTATATATGTATTTCTACCATCATATCTGTCGTTGTTCATGAATTTGGTCATGCTGTTGCAGCCACTAG TGAGGGGATACAAATAGAGTATGTCGCTATCTTCATTGCAGTTCTATTTCCTGGTGCTCTAGTTGCCTTCAATGATGAATTGCTGCAAAATGTACCACATTGGACTTCCCTCAGTGTCTATTCTGCTGGAATTTGGCATAATGCAGTT TGTTGTGCAGCTTGCGGATTGACATTATTCCTGTTGCCCATGTTCTTGTTTCCCTTATACAGTAGCGGCCATAGTCCCATG GTTTTGGATGTACCGCCAACGTCACCTTTGTCTGGTTTTTTGGCTCCTGGTGATGTTATTGTGTCAGTGGATAATGTACCAATTAGAAATGCACAAGAGTGGTTGGAAGTTAATACTTTAACATATAATATCAAGCTTCATAATGTAAATATTTCCGGGCACACCGGAGACGCGGGGGTTATCAATAGAATGAAGGGTTACTGTGTCTCTAGTTTTATGATGGAAGAAGGCAAGATTACAGGATTGCCAGAAAATCAATATGCTTGTCCCAGTGAACTTACAGCATTTGTAAAAGTTTTGTGCTCCAATAATGTTACTTTGAATGATGATAAGAGAAAAATTGACCCTTCAAATAGACGATCGACTATATACTGCTTAAATGCTAAAGATGTTGTCAGACTTGATAAATGTGGTGATGACGGGAGCCTAGCTACAACAAACGGAAGTTGTACATGCACTCGG GATGAGTTTTGTTTAGCACCGGTTCAGGAGCCTGGCACAGTATGGGTTGAGATCACATATTCAAGTACTTCTCCGGAATGTTCATTACATGAAAGAAAGAGATTACCAGCTTCTGAAACTTCTGGCCTTAAGGAAACTAATTGTGGTGggacttttatttttgttggtgatGCCATTTCAATGGCTCATTCAATTCAGCTAACGTCATATCAGCCTCGCTGGGGACTAAAACTTGCCGCTTATTTTCCAAATTTATTGGAAAATATTTTGGTATGGACATTTCATGTCTCTCTGGCTCTGGTTTTTCTCAATACTTTGCCG GTGTATTTTCTCGACGGTGAATCCATTTTAGATGCAACTCTCGCCTACTTTACTTCATTAAGCGCAAGAAAGCGGAAGACGGTTCTTAGACTATGCCTTATCAGTGGGTTTCTTACTTCTGTTATAGCCTTTTTCCAAGAACTCCTTTAG